DNA from Gambusia affinis linkage group LG06, SWU_Gaff_1.0, whole genome shotgun sequence:
AGGTCCTCATTAAATGCAAAGTGGAATCAAAGTCAAATTCTTTGTTTGCATACACaaacttatttgttttaaacaaataaatctgattctgaAGTCAGAATTCCAagcagacttaaaaaaaaatttttaaaataaaatattccaagtTCATAATCAAACACAATATTGCAACCATGCATTTAAAACTCACTGATCGCTGCAGCAAAATAGTTTAATCTTTACCTTTATTTATCTTCAATTGTATTTGATTGTCCAAAGCATTAAGTTTTTGCATCATCTGACCCCCTTTCTTCAGTTTGGTCGGTTTCTTTACATGGAATATCTTTAAATCTCACCTATGCCTTACTTTCTGTTGATCTATCTCAATAGTCCGATAGagtacattgaagtttgtggtttttacatgaaaaacataagagtgaatatttttacaaggtACTGTTTCTATTGCtgagtaaaaagacaaaaaaggaatggtctgtgggtgtgtgtgtgtgtgtgtgtgtgggtgtgtgtgttttctgttttactccaTTCTCTGCTTTTTGTGAAGGTCCTCTATCATCTTCATATCCGCTAAACCTCTGCGTCGCTCCACCTCCATCATAATGTCCAGACGTCTCTCCTCTTCGTCCATCAGGTCCTTGATCTCTTTCTTCTCCACAAGCTGCTCGTCCCATGTGGCTTGAGCCTTGGCACACAGGATCAACTGTACAGGGCACAAACAGAAGTACTGATGTCAACCAGAAGGCTTTCACTTTATTTAACTTGTGACGTCTGTAATGAGTCTATGGCTTCCTACTTTATTGAGTGATTTaatctcctgctcttcctccatCTGCAGGTCGTAGGCCCGATTGACTATCCGCTTCGAACGCTTCAGGGCATCTTGCTCCACTTCTGTTAATTCTGGGTGTTCTTTTTGAGATTGGTCTATCTCCAAGAGTTGATTCTTTCTCTCTTCAGCAGCTTTCTAGATCGGAACCAGAtaggaaaacattaaagttcTAACCTTAAACTGAAgcgtcatttttttaaatgaaactgataTTTGTTACCATTTTTGCCTCCTTTTCTTTATCATAAGCTTGTTTTAAAGCTACTCTCTCCTCATTGATACCAATACGAGCTTTTGAGATGATCCCTCTAATCCCAGATGACGGAAGGGCAATGGTATCTTCTATACGTTCTATCCGTGGAACTCTGCAAGCATTGTGGAAATTTGTGTGAAATATTGTGTGGATTATGCATGTCACTACAGCGTCAGTCTTCCAAAGCCATCCATCAGGTGTCGTCTTTCGTGGCTTCACCTGCAATACTAAACATGAACACTTGAAAATTTAAAAGAGACTTTTCAAGACCTGACCTGAGAGTCCGGATTAAGTCTTTGGAGATGATCTGGAGGATCCTTTGCTCTTTCTTCGCCTTGGTTGGTTCTCCCATTGATTCGCTGTTGTTCTGGATATTAGAATgtgaaaaccaacaaacaaatattCAGTAGCAGCAGCTCATAAAACTACACAGGAATTGGATCCCTCAACCTTTCTAgatatggttttattttgaaaaagggTGGGggaattgctttttaaaacacatagaAACAGAATGCAGGCATCTGGAAATCACCCggattctgtttttgtttaaaaatatatttttcaaatgtcacaACCAAGTTTAGATGTAATTGATCAACCAGGCATCAACCCTCAAGTAATCTGTTTTTGACAGGCAGTTCAATCACCCGGAAAATCTGATTTGCCATCTCACCATGCATTAGACTCACCAAGACTTTCCTATAATTTTAACCTATGAATGGATCAGCTGATATCTTgatgagtttaaaaaaacacacatggggataaacttttttttttagtagttagATTCCAAACAattacaaactaaacaaaaaaacattctacacctttttttttctctcttccattGTGCATAGTctgtaatttaaacaaatgaattGACCAACATCAGAAGATAATCcctcaaagaaaaccacaatTTATTATGATCCCAGGAAAACCTGGCCTGGGGATGggatatgaaatatttaataatatttatgcTTGCAAGCATGTATTTGATTGTCCATATTTACTactgagaaacagaaatcaaTCTTGTTCTGTCTCTGATGGGCAAAATGTTAGCattcttgtctttttctcctattaaaacattcaaaccGTGATTCCTTCATTgtatcatttaaaaagaaaagactgcAATGCATTCTTGCATGGTATTGTTGAGGccaatgaatatttttaaactattcgAATATCTCATTGAAtgggttaaaaataatttgaaatgtaaaattccAAATCAAGTGATAGTTTGACCTTCGGTAGATCAATGTGACCCTCACCGGTTTGTCAAACAGTTCTTCATCCACACTGGATGTGCCGGCCAACTTGCGGTACCTGCCAGAAGTTCTGGAGATGGACGCGGGTTTCTGGAGGGATCAACAATAAcgccaagaaaaacaaacaaacaaacaaaacatataagGATTGGCGTTACTTATGGAGATAAGAGGAACTCGGTCACTCATGTAGCCTAAAATGTAAGGGAAGCAAATTAAGAGGAAACTAACATTAATGTCGTTGCAGAACTTACCATAGTGTAGAGAGCTTATCTTCTGTCTTTTCTAAGCAGCCTCCATATCTAATAAACAACCTTTTAGATAAGTTTCGACAGGTTTGTTGTCGGttgctatagaaataaaacgCGGTAGAAAAAGGGGAGGAGCAAAGTACCGGACGTGAACTTTTCTGAGATGCTGTCACTCTTGACGGTCAGGAATCCTTTTTTCCCTAAAAATATATTCCTTGTTGTTTGGATTGAAACGATTTCAAACTGACTTTACAAGTCTTATCGAgtttcagttattattattactataaatGCTGTTGTTTATGAGTTTGTTATTCATACAAAGCCAGACGTTGTGTATTTCATCACACATTCATCGCCACGACACTGAATccgaagaaataaaatattctcgCAGTGTGAACATTTTGTTACACAAAGTATTTGTGTGAATTacactggaaaaataaacagcaactaGATTCTGTATACTGACATTTTAGGAAATCAAGAGCTGAATTTTACTTAGAAGAAACGGGAAGCAGTTCACTGCaactattttaaatgtaaacattgggAAGGAtgatagattttcttttatatagAATTACAGAACACTGCCTCAAACTGTGCTGATCAAAACTGGAAACTAGTGTGAGATTTCACAAAATATGAGCGTCTGCTAAAACATCAGTTGATAATTTTatgatttgattgtttttgtcgCCACCTACTGGCTACTATAAAGGCAGTTCCGTGGTTTATGGTGTTTGTATAGATAACGCTTTACTggcaaaataacacaaataaataaaaaaaaatcacacaataaTAATAGCAATACAGATTATATACATTCCCCCACTAGAGCCAATGCTATCGTTGTATTGGCTCTCAGGCGCTGGGCGGCGCCATTTGACCCACATGATGCGGAAACTGCACGTTTCAGCTTTTTGCAACACGATGTGAACAAACTAGGAAAAAGTGATTTAGTTAACTTTTCTAACcctaagttttatttatagcaAACCGGGTCCCCAAAAAGATTCGTTTTTATGCCATTTAAAGTCATTTCGAACAAGTAGAgcctttttaatgaaaattgtAGTGATTACAAGAAAATGGagttaaactgaattttaacTTATATCTTCAGCATGTCTCATTGGATCTGGACTGATGATTCCCAGGGAAAAACAGACCCTCACATGGATGGGagcctcctcctgctgctgtggaACTACTGGACTCTGGTAAATTATTACACACACGGGTCAGAGGACTCCTTCAATAACACCATCACATGGACGGACAGCATCAAAGGGACAAGGACAGCAGTGTCACTAGGGGTTTCCTGAAAGGACTTGGCTCGGCAGTGGAGGACCTGACTTCTCATCAGGTGGTTTTCTGGCCCGAACAGCACACAGGGCGACAGCCCAGATTCAATCAGCCTCAGGATAGAGAAGTTGACCATTAACCTCGCCGCACTGATTGCAAACAGCTCCTGGTGGAAGCAGCTGCTCCTGCACCCTGGATCCCCAAGCAAAGTTCACTGTCACAGGCAGCGCAGGTCTGTGATAGGCAGCTGCTTGGTTCCCTCTTAGGatcctctctgtttttctcagatTCTGCAAGGACTGAAACTGCAGCCATGGCTACAGCAAGTTATGGATACTACAGAGCCACAATATTCCTGGCCATGTTTGTGGGCTACACGCTGTATTACTTTAATAGAAAGACTTTCTCCTTTGTGATGCCATCTGTAATGCAAGAAATTAAGCTGGACAAAGATGATCTGGGTATGAGTCTCTTTGATTTTATGTCACAACCTTGTTGCTTTTGGAGGATATTTGTTAAGACCatttaaagctgctgctctgtgtttctctgttcaGGCATGATCACCAGCAGTCAGTCCTTGGCCTATGCTATCAGTAAGTTCATCAGTGGCGTGCTTTCGGACCAGATCAGCGCTCGCTGGCTCTTCTCCATCGGTTTGTTCGTGGTGGGAAGCATCAATGTGGTCTTCTCCTGGTCCTCGACTGTGGCCGTGTTCTCGGTTCTGTGGTTTCTTAACGGCCTGGGGCAGGGCCTGGGCTGGCCTCCATGCGGCAGAGTGCTCCGTAAGGTACTCAGCAGCATCCCTGCAAATCAAAACAATCACATTTGAATTCCTGGTGATGTTTATTTAACCACCATGATAATACTACTATGCATAACATTAATCAACGATATGACATGTTATAGTAATATGATTAAAAAGACACATATTGAAGAGGTGGTGCTGAAACTCCACAATGAATCCCGAGATCAATGTGTGGAAAAGTGTCATCGCAAAGAACTCCCTGCGTGCAATATTAACTTAAAGTGCTGTGCTTTAAAACTCTGCTCACCTGAACTACAGTTTGGGAACCATGAGAACTAATAATTAACATCTCATAGGCAGTAGCATTACTACTGCCTATATTTAATAGCGGTCAAGCAAAAAGTGACTGGCAGAAGTAGAAGCATTCATTATACGGTTTAGGTAGTAACTACTGGTTTACAATCATTGGAATaagagaaatattaaatcagagAGTCAAAAATGTGTAACAACAATTTGAGATAACGAGTCTGTAGAGTTTTGCAAACTTCACATTTGCACTGGTGATGGTGGAAAAggaaagcccccctccccctcttACTGCTCCCAAATAACCATCTGAGATAAAGTCAAGTTGTTATGACTGTTTGGTACAGAGGTGGCACAtttttttgcagttctttaACAATCAAACTTTGAGATTTGTTTTGCCTCCTTTACCATACTGCTTgctcataaatataaaatactttgtCTATTCCAGGGGAGCCAGAGTACTGTGTAGGTTTGTGTACTTGTTCAGTAGATGTCACCATTCATTTCTTATTGTCACATCCTCCTGATGCTCTGGTTGTTTCAGTGGTTTGAGCCCTCTCAGTTCGGGACGTGGTGGGCTATTCTCTCCTGCAGTATGAATCTGGCAGGCAGCTTGGGCCCCATCATCGCCACAGTCCTGGCTCAGACTTACAGCTGGAGGACCATTTTGTCATTCTCTGGGATGGTCTGCCTGGCTGTCTCCTTTGTTTGCCTGCTGGTGATCAAGAATGAGCCCAAGGACGTGGGGCTGCCTAACATAGAGGCGACAACCAAAAAAGGCAAAAGAGGTGAGACTGATGCTGAGTAAGCATTTAGCGTCAAGTTTCAGACAGATTCCATTGTTTCATCACAGGCTTGTCTCAGATAATGTCTGTCTGTTGTGCCGGATGGGTCTGTTATGTGTGTTTGTAGTGCTGTGACTAAAGGTCGGTGTGTAAGTGGACTTTATTCCTTCACAGGCTCAATGAAAACACTGTGTGATGTTAAGAGGTGTTTCTGTTCCTGTATGAGTCTCGTTGGTGACGATCTCTGGGTGCATCGTCGTACCAAGTAGTCTGTTTTATCCACTTACCTTTCTGCTCAGGCGCCTCCGTACATGACAGCACCCTCTCAGAGTTCCTGCTGTCGCCCTACCTGTGGCTGCTGTCCGTGTCCTACCTGGTGGTGTTCGGGGTGAAGACAGCCTACACCGACTGGGGGCAGTTGTTCCTCATCCAAGACAAGGGCCAGTCCACGCTGATGGGTACTGAAGATGGATAGGGCACACAGATACCTTCAGGGTCTGTGGAGAAATGGGCTGAGAGTTTGGCGTATGACGGCTGGTCAAtcagttttcttcttcacagGTAGTTCATACATGAGTGCCCTGGAGGTTGGAGGCTTGTTGGGCAGTCTGGCAGCAGGTTACATCTCTGACAAGGCTGTCGCCAAAGTAAGGCTGACTGAATTATATCCTCTTCTGCGGAAAACATGgtaaaaaattttgctttttaccAGCTGCCCAGTTTATTTAAACCTTCAGAAGAGAAAatatggacacacacacaccaggccAGAACAAGTGCAAATATTTGTTACGAATTAAATCAGcttatgattttattgtttactaAATAGCACACATTTAAATAAGATGGCATCACTCTTTTACGATCATATTGATGAGCGATGCGTGATGAATCAATAGCTAAAAAGTATGAATGAATAATACTGTGAACTAAAACACAAACGTATTAAAATTAGCATGTTTTACATATTCCTTCTTAATATTTTGCAATTTGCCTCTGTTTTATGTAGCAAGGACTTAGAATCTACGGCAATCCTCGTCACTTCATCCTGATCTGCATGATGGCTGGAATGTCTGTGTCCATGTATCTGTTCAGGGTCACAGTAACTGCTGACAGCTCAAAGGTAACAAAGATCCTAATAGATAGAACTTAATGACTGTAAGCCTTTAACGATTGTAATAATCCACAACGGAGGCTGGACAGTCGTCCATCATGATTTCATCTCTTTGTACCTTCAGCTTTGGATACTGAGCTTGGGCTCTGCTTTTGGCTTCTCTTCATATGGACCAATAGCATTGTTTGGAATATTAGCCAATGAAACTGCTCCTCCCAACTACTGTGGGACATCTCATGCCATAGTTGGTCTGATGGCGAATAGTAAGTGTACAATGTTTTGCTATCTATCTATACTGTTGAATATTACTTCACTAACTAAAATGGGTGTTGTTCATCTTCGGTGACTCTAGATTCCATCTAAACTACACGATCTAGTTGCACAGTAACCCATTTACAGGCACTAGATTCTTTCACAGGTTTAGCTGAAGTTCATTCCTTTAGATAGAGCTTATAGCTCCCCTGCATTATGGAGTTTATATAAACTACATAACATGTCAGtagaagaaacacaaatttaactAACATAGTCAGATATAATTTCACTACTGTGGGAATGCCTGACTAAGCTTGAGCGAATTCTCTGGgaaaatttctcaaacattcctGTCTCCCACACATGCAGAGTTGTTAGGTATGCTCCCATAGACTTGCCGCTGCAATCATATCAAAAGGTGGTATTGCTAAGTATGAACTTCAGacggctgaatacaaatgcactaCACACATAGGAgatatttcttcttattttgcaaagcatgtatttttttactattcaGCTAACAAGTAGGCACTACTTAGTAGTTTATTAGCTCAAATTTCCTTTACAGTACTCTGAAGATTGAttgcttctttttctatttctagTATAATAGCTGAACTACATTTCACCATTAAATAAAAGATATCTTAACATGACGGGTTTCGTATTCATcctttgtttttcccctttagTTGGCGGCTTCCTGGCCGGCCTACCCTTCAGCACCGTCGCCAAGTACCACGGCTGGGAAATGGCTTTCTGGGTAGCAGAGATAACCTGCTTGGTCACCGCTGTCGGATACTTCCTGCTGCGGAACATCCAAACCAAGATGGGAGGTTTGCCCAAGAAGGCAGACTAACGTCATGCCTCAACCTCTGCTATCAACCCTACAGGACATTAAAGTGCATGacactcagattttttttacttgtgctAGTTGTTTCTTCAacaatgagttttttttaacacaaagttaacaaatctaaatgtttttcatataataaaatgtgtcaaatggATTTTACTATTCAAAGACTATACTAGCACTCCCCAACAAGATCCAAACTCTACACTTAAAACTTGCAAGGACCAATCATGAATGGAAAGTGCAACACTGCAAGAAATtcttctaaagtaaaataatgactCATTTTCACAGCAGAGTCTCAATGTCTAGGAggttaaatctaaaataattcatattaaaaacacatgcaGACAGAAACAGCTGAATACTTACGGTGTTAAGGTTTTACTGTGTCAAGTATTTACAAAGCATTATGTAtatgcagctttaatttgaaacaaCAGACAAACGTTCAAGACAGAAGTaacaatttaacacaaaaaggCTCTTATTCCAGTCAGAGATTTCATTTGTATACGCATGCTGTGATGAGGAGTCAACTCTGACGTTTACGACCCGGCTCCAAAGTTTCCAGCTTTCTCTGCAACCTCCAGCGAACTCTTTAGATTCTGATCAAACAGTTCGCACCTGGAtccaaacacaggaaaacaaaacataataaaacacttGATGCTCACAGGCAACACAGtcattataaatataaaatatgaaagtaCTGAGCTGAAGGCGACACAGTTCTGTTACTGTCCAGATACCTGATGGGCATTTCCAGAGAGTAAAAAGGGTTCTTCAGAGCAAAATCCGAGTAGATCTCGTAAATCTTCTTCAACAAGGTGTCAATACCAGACTGTCGAGGGTCTGCCAGCACAATAAACTTTATCCCTGGAGGAGCAAAGATGGAACGGCGAAGAGAAACAACCCAGTTTAAAAGCAGAGACAATGAGCTTTGATGGGTATAACACACAGGTCTTTGTGCAGCCTTGTTGGTCattactgctttttaaaaaatgcgtaataaatgttttaattattctgcCTTCAAGAAGGGCAGGATTAATAGCACCTTTCCTCCCTGAACACAAATCTGCAAGTCTCTTAGTCACTGTGAAGAGTGACAAAGAGAAACAGATCTCTGTGCCGCAACAGGAAGTCAGTAAAGACTTAAAACTCCTAAACATTTTGGTCAGCCTAACACTTTAAAGCACATGCGTCAAACTCAGATGTGCCAGGCCAATTCTGGCAGCTGTGCACTAAAATATTATTGGATCAGTCAAAGCAGTTTCTATGTATATATTGCTAAATAACTTGAATGTCtaatcttatttaatttttgaaattacTCATTTAACACAGCgaaattttgtaatattttaaaagtttgttaatAGATAGTTTTATCTAAACATTCTGCCGCAAGTCGACATTTGAcaacattcatgatcttgatgcAGCCTGAAATGAGAATTAGTTTGACAGTCCAACTGTAAAGTATAATTTACAAAACTGACAATGATAATGGAACCATTTCACTATTGGAAAagtgcttctcctacagttttcAGATTAGATCATGTTACTGAGATGAAAGACTGGCCAATTCATCGGCGGACCCCTAAAAAAGCCCACTGTGATCAATCCCAATGGAGCCAGAACCTCATAATGAATCAGTGAATCATCTTAAGAGACGCCCAGATAGAGAAAGAACATCCATTAAGAAAACCATTTTGCCTTAGAGGTCAAAATAATtagtttgcagttttaaaaacagtcacacttgttccacatttttttcacaatatctGTTAACTTGCTGGGGATTTCTACAGTGGCACATTATAATGTCTCTATAATGTTAACATGGTAGTTGACTGCTTTATGAGGTGCCAACCTGTGAGAGTCTGAAAGCAGTGGAGTTTGAACACATCCGTTTCTAGCATCTCAATGCCTGAACTTCCCACTTCTGGAGACAGTTGTGAACCGATGGCAAATAACCTAGGGAGAAATTTCAAGTGTTAACATCAGAGGCAATTgtaatgaacttttaaaatgcaaaaaactatTAATGACACTAGGAAGTTTTGTGACTACATATAAGAAGTGAACAAAGCTTAAATTTAAAGAATAGGTCTTGTTTTCCCACATTCATGGTTAAATGAAACTGCAGACGactttgtttgattttaaagcttctacaacacaacataaaaataagagacaaaaataagcTACAGATAAAGACAGTGAAGGCattacattaaatcaatattcaacaaaactttagaaaaacacagagggaCAGTCAATACTTCATGTATTTagatcaactctgaccagcctTCTTCTTCTGTTAAAGAAGCTTCCTaaagtatgatgctgccacaatGTTACATCCGGGGTGACCTGTATCAAACGAATGACTAATTAGCAGGTCTCACAAGAAATGATGAGATGCAGCGGAGGAAAATTAGCCAGATTTGATTAGATTTATGTATGTTGGTGCAAGGAtgcatctaaacgttgcaggataATGGCTCCCAGGGACCGCAGATCTCTGTAGGCCTTTCACgtaaatttctaataaaataaatcaatgtttgtggttgcaaaatCATAAAGTATAGGAAAATGTAGGAATACTTCATGTTATCAGAATTGTTATAATCTGCGAGCTGCACCTCCCTGCTGCTACCACAAAGTAGGTTTAAACACACCTCATTTCCTTAATAATTAATACCATCTTCTGCATGGCAGCACCAACCAATTTTTCAGTCCCAGAGTGACTTACGAGTGAAACATGGACGCCAGCATCAGCTTCTCATTGGAGCTAAGGCGAGCCCGTCCAAACCGGATCGAAACTGGATAATTTGCTGGGTCCTTTAAATATTCAAGGATATCTTTTCCGTCGGCTGTATTTTTTCCCTGCACGTCCACTCCATTGATGGACAGCACTGCGTGTCTAACTGAAAGACAACAGCTTAAGTTAGGCACAAATTATTCTAAAAAGTCACCTGAAGGCTTCATTAGGTTTAGGCTAACATTACCTTTAATTCCGTCCCGCTGGCCAAACGATACGATGACTTTTTCATCATGATGTTTCAGCACCACGTCTAAAGGGTAGCTAAAGGTCTTTTCCACTTCAGTTCTTGGTACGTAGTTGTCATACTGGTAAATTAACCCCCCAGCTTTATTCACcacataaacactgaaaatcaCCATCTTTGCCAGATCTGACTTCCTCCCTCTTGTCACGTGACGTTAACGCGTAcctttttactatttattttacgGCAATGTGTTTCTACTTGTCTGCACTTgatttgaggttttaaaaaagtCCGCAGTCATCTTGAAATTAATATTCTGTCTCCACTGCAGTGTCTGGCcgtaaaattaaatttttaaaaagactacAAAACTTGAGAAAACTCAGGCTCCCAGAATTCCTTCTATCACTTCCGTGCATACGGGTTGTCTAAGGGACAGTTGCACGGGCGGACTTCCTTTCGCTCCGACATCTTGACGAGGAAACATGGTGAGGCTACGGATAACACGTTTtatttgggaaaataaaacatttaagtggcttttttgtgtgtgtttgagtccCCGGTTTTTCGGAATTACCATTTGGATCAATGCAGGTTATTTGATTCCATAAAAGTTGTAGGAGGGAATGTTTATAACTTAAAAGAGTTTACGTACTGTGAAGGATGCTAGCTGGTTTGCTAGATCCACCACGCTTTCATCTGCGCGGAGCCGACAGAAAGCTATCTAAGATATTTACGCCAGTCATATCgcttattgaaataataaaagtaataaattattacGAGCCCTAGTTAAATCATTGTTAAGAGACATAAGAGTACAAAACGACAACATTTGTATTTGGGTAACCATTGGAAGACAAGGCCGTGACACCAGATTGTGTGACCCACCGTATTTCTGCTTCAAGTCATCAATATTCTTCACAATTTTTGATAAAGATAGTTTGACACATTTCTAGACTAATAAgatgccactttttttttcttttgctttcttagACCTGATTTAAGTCGAGTGCTTATTAACAAGCTTCTGCATTGTGTcaagaaatgattttttttgtttatttaagtttataGTTGATTTATGGTGTGATGTCTTTCTTTACATGTAAAACTATCTTCCTACTGACTTTAAATTTGAACGTTTGGTcagcaaaaaaatgtttgtacaaTTGCCTTTCTTTGTCAAAAATCAATGTCTATCCTATCGCACTGACCGCTGAATTGGTTTTTAAAATCcagttgcaaaacaaaattaaccgCCTAGGGATTTTGTCAAGATTAAGATTTACATTGTAAGATTATTCATTAGTCTTCACACTTGTTAGATATGTGTACAAATAAATGATTCTCTTTGTAAAAAATAACCCTGAATAAGTGAACTTACAagtgttttcaaagtttatgCTATATTTCATCATGTTACAAGGCTTAATATTGTGACTAAATCCATTTAAAATCTTATCCAGATCCCATTGCTTCTGTgtctggg
Protein-coding regions in this window:
- the trappc4 gene encoding trafficking protein particle complex subunit 4; translated protein: MVIFSVYVVNKAGGLIYQYDNYVPRTEVEKTFSYPLDVVLKHHDEKVIVSFGQRDGIKVRHAVLSINGVDVQGKNTADGKDILEYLKDPANYPVSIRFGRARLSSNEKLMLASMFHSLFAIGSQLSPEVGSSGIEMLETDVFKLHCFQTLTGIKFIVLADPRQSGIDTLLKKIYEIYSDFALKNPFYSLEMPIRCELFDQNLKSSLEVAEKAGNFGAGS
- the slc37a4a gene encoding glucose-6-phosphate exchanger SLC37A4a, with amino-acid sequence MATASYGYYRATIFLAMFVGYTLYYFNRKTFSFVMPSVMQEIKLDKDDLGMITSSQSLAYAISKFISGVLSDQISARWLFSIGLFVVGSINVVFSWSSTVAVFSVLWFLNGLGQGLGWPPCGRVLRKWFEPSQFGTWWAILSCSMNLAGSLGPIIATVLAQTYSWRTILSFSGMVCLAVSFVCLLVIKNEPKDVGLPNIEATTKKGKRGASVHDSTLSEFLLSPYLWLLSVSYLVVFGVKTAYTDWGQLFLIQDKGQSTLMGSSYMSALEVGGLLGSLAAGYISDKAVAKQGLRIYGNPRHFILICMMAGMSVSMYLFRVTVTADSSKLWILSLGSAFGFSSYGPIALFGILANETAPPNYCGTSHAIVGLMANIGGFLAGLPFSTVAKYHGWEMAFWVAEITCLVTAVGYFLLRNIQTKMGGLPKKAD